AGCTGGTGCTCAGTCATGCGGCCAGGGAAGGGGCAAGGCGGGCTGCAGTTGAGGGAGGGGCTACAGCCGCAGTGTATGAGCGAATTGGCGCACTGCTGGAAATGGGAGGGATTCACCCTGAGGACGTCGAGATATACATCTCACCCTTCACTGCTTCCTACGGCTGGACCATACGGGTACGGCTGACCTGCACCTACCAGGCCAAGACGCCCCTATTCGCAGCAGCAGTACGAGGGAGCGTGCCGTTGACTGCCGAGGTGATAACCCGGAGTGAGAGGGTGAGGTAATGGTAACCATCCAACCACGACAGGGAGCATGGTGGTGTGGCCATAGGGAGGGCTCCACGCGGCTTAACCAGACCCCCTCCTGGGTTGGCATAAGACGGTGGCTTTGGGGGCCCAGGGAGAGGGGTGCTGTGGCGTTTCTGGTGGTGATGTTTCTCCCGATCTTGGTGCTCCTCATGGGCTTAGTGCTCAATACCGGTTTTGTAGTACTGGCCCGCCAGAAAATGTCTAGTGCGGCAGATATGGGAGCCCTGGCGGGCCTGCACGCCCTTGATCTGGAAAAGCTCTACCTGGGGCAACGCTACGTAGATCCGGAAGAGGGATCCGCACTTGCGCGCACTTGGACGCTGGACAACCT
Above is a genomic segment from Bacillota bacterium containing:
- a CDS encoding TadE/TadG family type IV pilus assembly protein; its protein translation is MPPVWWRRFWRLGLRRSRGAAAVEFAIVLWLLVLLLFCILDAGMLMNTQLVLSHAAREGARRAAVEGGATAAVYERIGALLEMGGIHPEDVEIYISPFTASYGWTIRVRLTCTYQAKTPLFAAAVRGSVPLTAEVITRSERVR
- a CDS encoding Tad domain-containing protein; translated protein: MAFLVVMFLPILVLLMGLVLNTGFVVLARQKMSSAADMGALAGLHALDLEKLYLGQRYVDPEEGSALARTWTLDNLKASFPTAEDEDIDLVARVLNPVTSRQEGGVEDPTVEVDLSLSIELPWPFGRIPGVNLRVKARSAVKERE